The following are encoded together in the Xanthomonas sacchari genome:
- a CDS encoding SHOCT domain-containing protein, which yields MKRILFVSMLWMALAGTAQAGEPEFAQVSPGVWMVTVKNHAGIFASAATTKRKALLAANAFAAAKNMQAVPVAMETVDAGGPGQWPYVEYQFRLVSQGSDETVGLQPRADMQIEVNASATSPAATGDAPRALGAQPDLYAELLKLDDLRKKGLLTDAEFQAQKAKLLSR from the coding sequence ATGAAACGCATTCTTTTCGTGTCCATGCTATGGATGGCGCTGGCCGGCACCGCGCAGGCCGGTGAACCAGAGTTTGCGCAGGTGTCACCCGGCGTGTGGATGGTGACGGTCAAGAACCATGCCGGCATCTTCGCCAGCGCTGCGACGACCAAGCGCAAAGCGCTTCTCGCCGCCAACGCGTTCGCCGCCGCCAAGAACATGCAGGCGGTACCGGTGGCAATGGAAACGGTGGACGCAGGCGGACCGGGCCAGTGGCCATACGTCGAGTATCAGTTTCGTCTAGTTTCGCAAGGTTCCGATGAGACCGTCGGGTTGCAGCCACGAGCCGACATGCAAATCGAGGTGAACGCGAGCGCGACATCGCCGGCCGCAACCGGCGACGCGCCACGCGCTCTCGGCGCGCAGCCCGATCTTTACGCCGAACTGCTGAAGCTGGACGACCTACGGAAGAAAGGCCTGCTCACCGATGCCGAGTTCCAGGCGCAGAAGGCAAAACTGCTGTCGCGCTAG
- a CDS encoding SDR family NAD(P)-dependent oxidoreductase: MDLGINQRIALISGADSGMGKETARQLLQAGVRVAITDRADGTLDQALSELSGLGEVIAVAGDVTRANDVAEIWAQVRARLGDPDIYVNAAGVTGATGDFLDVSDAGWLETLDINLMGAVRMCREAIPAMRRNGWGRIVLFASEDAVQPYVDELPYCASKAGILSLAKGLSKAYGGDNVLVNTVSPAFIHTPMTDAMMHKRANEKGMTFDEAVSSFLDEERPGMVLKRRGRPEEVAAAVAFLCSERASFINGAGIRVDSGSVQTIAG; this comes from the coding sequence ATGGACCTTGGAATCAACCAGCGGATTGCCCTGATCAGCGGCGCCGACTCGGGCATGGGCAAGGAGACCGCCCGCCAACTGCTGCAGGCCGGCGTCCGTGTGGCGATCACCGACCGTGCGGACGGCACGCTCGATCAGGCGCTGTCCGAGCTGTCGGGCCTGGGCGAAGTCATCGCCGTGGCGGGCGATGTGACGCGTGCGAACGATGTCGCGGAGATCTGGGCGCAGGTCCGGGCGCGACTGGGCGATCCGGACATCTACGTCAATGCGGCCGGTGTCACCGGCGCGACCGGCGACTTCCTCGACGTGAGCGATGCCGGCTGGCTGGAAACGCTCGACATCAACCTGATGGGCGCGGTGCGGATGTGCCGCGAAGCTATTCCCGCGATGCGCCGAAATGGCTGGGGGCGGATCGTCCTGTTCGCGTCCGAGGACGCCGTGCAGCCCTACGTGGACGAACTGCCCTACTGCGCGTCGAAGGCGGGCATCCTGAGCCTGGCCAAGGGCCTGTCCAAGGCCTACGGCGGCGACAACGTGCTGGTCAACACGGTGTCGCCCGCGTTCATTCATACCCCGATGACCGACGCGATGATGCACAAACGCGCCAATGAGAAGGGGATGACCTTCGATGAAGCAGTGTCTTCTTTCCTGGACGAAGAGCGTCCCGGCATGGTGCTGAAGCGGCGCGGCCGGCCGGAAGAGGTGGCGGCGGCGGTCGCGTTTCTGTGCTCCGAGCGCGCCAGCTTCATCAATGGCGCCGGGATCCGGGTCGATTCGGGATCGGTGCAGACCATCGCCGGGTGA
- a CDS encoding GMC family oxidoreductase: protein MTAASAAAVDAVVVGSGAGGGPLAARLAQAGVSVVVLEAGAAFGPHAHRADELATDIYWMEERLSGGRTPTAFGPNNSGTGLGGSTLHWGAFCPRPDPRDLQLRTQTGQGEDWPIPHQELLSYLQRVERFIGVSGPAVYPWDSERCYAFPPAQRNAPAEAMERGCRALGITAADAPAALVTRTHEQPHWGTRVACNNCGACHQGCSNGAKVSVDTTWLPLARAHGADLRSECRVVGIERNGLGAVTGVVYRQGERELRQRCAALFLCAGGVETPRLLLNLGLANSSGQVGRNFMAHIATQVWGTFDMDMRMNRGYPSSLMSEDMLRPAQADFAGGYLIQSLGVQPVTLANTLARGAGRWGAALVQTMTRYNRLAGIGINGECLPQDANRLTLADECDAFGLRKARVDFSYGPNEQAIDAHARRTLQAIWEAAGAEDIFAAARSAHTLGTCRMGRDPAQAVVDPDGRSFDIGNLYVCDNSVFPSALAANPALTQMALGLRTAERFLAH, encoded by the coding sequence ATGACTGCCGCATCGGCTGCTGCGGTGGATGCGGTCGTGGTCGGCAGCGGCGCCGGCGGCGGTCCGCTGGCCGCGCGACTGGCACAGGCTGGCGTCTCGGTGGTGGTGCTGGAAGCCGGCGCCGCATTCGGTCCGCACGCGCACCGCGCGGACGAGCTGGCGACGGATATCTACTGGATGGAAGAACGCCTCAGCGGCGGGCGCACGCCGACGGCGTTCGGTCCGAACAACTCCGGGACGGGGCTCGGCGGATCGACGCTGCACTGGGGCGCGTTCTGCCCGCGCCCGGACCCGCGCGATCTGCAGCTGCGCACGCAGACCGGCCAGGGCGAAGACTGGCCGATTCCGCACCAGGAACTGCTGTCCTACCTGCAGCGCGTCGAACGCTTCATCGGCGTGTCCGGGCCGGCGGTCTATCCCTGGGACAGCGAGCGCTGCTATGCGTTCCCGCCTGCCCAGCGCAACGCGCCCGCCGAGGCGATGGAGCGCGGCTGCCGTGCCCTCGGCATCACCGCCGCCGATGCGCCAGCGGCGCTGGTCACCCGCACGCACGAGCAGCCGCATTGGGGCACGCGCGTGGCCTGCAACAACTGCGGTGCCTGTCATCAGGGCTGCAGCAACGGCGCCAAGGTCAGCGTGGACACGACCTGGCTGCCGCTGGCACGCGCGCATGGTGCGGACCTGCGCAGCGAGTGCCGGGTCGTCGGCATCGAGCGCAACGGCCTGGGTGCCGTCACCGGCGTGGTCTACCGGCAGGGCGAGCGCGAGTTACGCCAGCGTTGCGCGGCCTTGTTCCTGTGCGCCGGCGGCGTGGAAACGCCGCGCTTGCTGCTGAACCTGGGACTGGCCAATTCCAGTGGACAGGTCGGGCGCAATTTCATGGCGCATATCGCGACCCAGGTCTGGGGCACGTTCGACATGGACATGCGCATGAACCGCGGCTACCCCTCCTCGCTGATGAGCGAGGACATGCTACGCCCCGCGCAGGCCGATTTTGCCGGCGGCTATCTGATCCAGAGCCTGGGCGTGCAACCCGTGACCCTGGCCAATACGCTGGCGCGCGGTGCCGGGCGCTGGGGCGCGGCGCTGGTGCAGACCATGACGCGCTACAACCGTCTGGCCGGTATCGGCATCAATGGCGAATGCCTGCCGCAAGACGCCAATCGCCTGACGCTGGCCGACGAGTGCGATGCCTTCGGTCTGCGCAAGGCTCGGGTCGACTTCAGCTACGGTCCCAACGAACAGGCGATCGATGCCCACGCCAGGCGCACGCTGCAGGCGATCTGGGAGGCGGCCGGTGCCGAGGACATCTTTGCCGCCGCGCGCTCGGCGCACACGCTCGGCACCTGCCGCATGGGCCGCGATCCCGCGCAGGCCGTGGTCGATCCGGATGGCCGTTCGTTCGACATCGGCAATCTCTACGTCTGCGACAACTCCGTCTTTCCCAGCGCCTTGGCGGCCAATCCGGCCCTGACGCAGATGGCACTCGGCCTGCGCACGGCCGAGCGGTTTCTCGCCCACTAG
- a CDS encoding alpha/beta hydrolase, whose translation MATPVLYFLHALGSSRREWSSVIDLLGARFDCIALDIPGFGDAPALDRPDVTALVDWFAGEVARDRPDCWYVVGHSMGGKIATLTAVRARDGVAGLAGLAGVVLVAASPPAPEPMDESRRQTMLSWFDGAGPTRQQAEQFIDDNCAAPLPTPPRDGAVDDVLRSSARAWNAWLTHGSREDCAAHAGCIEVPALVVAGSEDGDLDEAAQRRWNLPHYRDARLTVVAQAAHLIPYERPQALAALIAAHVDGTAARRLPDDFVALLNAERVAPRMRKTLLHRHAGPSRAANGILSAHQSGTLAAVIERVLDGAGDAGDIARRIDVDLANGVGDGWRFADLPPDRLAWPTGLDALDALSGGFAALPAQDQDHWLHAISVHGAGDCRECGWSAAQLAAWFEDVRAETVRVWTSLPATMAALSYDGFAVGGLGAGSPGYQETAADRREAWQLLPKAHP comes from the coding sequence ATGGCAACACCGGTCCTGTACTTCCTGCACGCCCTCGGTTCGAGCAGACGCGAGTGGTCTTCGGTGATCGATCTCCTGGGCGCGCGCTTCGATTGCATTGCACTGGATATTCCCGGCTTCGGCGATGCGCCGGCGTTGGACCGTCCCGATGTCACGGCGCTGGTCGATTGGTTCGCAGGCGAGGTCGCGCGGGACAGGCCGGATTGCTGGTATGTGGTGGGCCACAGCATGGGCGGAAAGATCGCCACGCTGACCGCCGTGCGCGCCCGCGATGGCGTGGCCGGACTCGCCGGCTTGGCCGGCGTTGTGCTGGTGGCCGCATCGCCTCCCGCGCCCGAGCCGATGGACGAATCCCGGCGGCAGACCATGTTGTCGTGGTTCGACGGTGCCGGCCCCACGCGGCAGCAGGCCGAGCAGTTCATCGATGACAACTGCGCGGCGCCGTTGCCGACGCCCCCGCGCGATGGTGCCGTCGACGACGTCCTGCGCAGCAGTGCGCGCGCATGGAACGCCTGGCTCACCCATGGCAGCCGCGAGGATTGCGCGGCGCACGCCGGCTGCATCGAGGTGCCCGCGCTCGTTGTCGCCGGCAGCGAGGACGGCGATCTCGACGAGGCAGCGCAGCGGCGCTGGAACCTCCCGCATTACCGCGATGCGCGCCTCACCGTGGTGGCGCAGGCAGCGCACCTGATTCCCTACGAGCGACCGCAGGCACTCGCGGCGCTGATCGCCGCGCATGTCGATGGCACCGCGGCACGCCGGCTGCCCGACGACTTCGTGGCATTGCTCAACGCCGAGCGTGTCGCCCCGAGGATGCGCAAGACGCTGCTGCATCGCCATGCCGGGCCGTCCCGTGCGGCGAACGGGATCTTGAGCGCGCATCAGTCCGGCACGCTGGCCGCGGTGATCGAGCGCGTGCTGGATGGTGCGGGCGACGCCGGCGATATCGCACGCCGCATCGACGTCGATCTCGCCAACGGGGTGGGAGACGGGTGGCGGTTCGCCGACCTGCCGCCCGATCGTCTCGCCTGGCCGACGGGGCTGGATGCGCTGGACGCATTGTCCGGCGGCTTCGCCGCCTTGCCCGCCCAGGACCAGGACCACTGGCTGCACGCCATCTCCGTGCACGGGGCAGGCGACTGTCGCGAGTGCGGATGGAGCGCGGCGCAACTCGCCGCCTGGTTCGAAGACGTGCGCGCCGAGACGGTGCGGGTCTGGACGAGCCTTCCCGCCACCATGGCGGCCTTGAGTTACGACGGGTTCGCCGTGGGTGGATTGGGTGCGGGCAGTCCCGGCTATCAGGAGACCGCCGCCGATCGGCGCGAGGCCTGGCAACTGCTGCCCAAGGCGCATCCATGA
- a CDS encoding glycoside hydrolase family 15 protein, protein MPTTARPRRSTSNVDRSEGVLPIEHYGALGEGRSVALTGTDGSIDWWCAPNMDSAPLFDRLLDAEQGGYFVLAPDQPFRTERHYRKDSNVLVTTFTTASGQATLTESLNSGHAGRLPWCELARRIECQRGKVRFRLELKFSLRAQNASPYCAAIGPHTVFHVDRLLGVMIHDDRLRCVWSDHGVRGDITVAKGQRATIALVVGEDEPLVAPTIEEIDSRIDLTDKEWRAWSKNVTFPREGRDFFVRSALALKLLLYSPSGAIAAAATTSLPERIGGDKNFDYRYAWVRDAGYTIQAFLAAGLEAESKAAFTWLIRQLRQHGPKVVFTLDGGLVPDVTELEAAGYRNTVPVVRGNLAGGQHQHGIYGDIFETAYCFVSRGNILDASSAELLSRLADQCADRWRKADSGIWELPELQHYTMSKVSCWQALARAVELADQGQLPTTCRDRWERERDRIKDWIEVHCWSDAQQAFVMYPGSDKLDASVALAARFRFDGKERLLATLDAIDRMLGAGAFHYRYSGMAQEEGCFVACSYWIAEAYARLGQKAKAKKRLTQLNDALDRCNGLLSEMVDPHSGGFLGNFPQGLSHLAQIMAMSSIENTKTNPVKLQPHAKKRKTR, encoded by the coding sequence GTGCCGACGACCGCCCGGCCACGCCGCTCAACCTCCAACGTCGACCGCAGCGAGGGCGTACTGCCGATCGAGCATTACGGCGCACTCGGCGAAGGACGCTCGGTCGCCCTGACCGGGACGGATGGATCGATCGATTGGTGGTGCGCGCCCAACATGGACAGCGCGCCGCTGTTCGACCGGCTGCTGGATGCCGAGCAAGGCGGCTACTTCGTCCTCGCCCCGGACCAGCCATTCCGCACCGAACGGCACTATCGCAAGGACAGCAATGTCCTGGTCACCACCTTCACCACCGCCTCCGGGCAGGCGACGCTGACCGAGTCGCTCAACAGCGGGCATGCGGGCCGACTGCCCTGGTGCGAGCTTGCGCGACGCATCGAATGCCAGCGCGGGAAAGTGCGCTTCCGGCTGGAGCTGAAATTCAGCCTGCGGGCGCAGAACGCCAGCCCCTACTGCGCGGCGATCGGTCCTCACACCGTATTCCATGTCGACCGCCTGCTTGGCGTCATGATCCACGACGACAGGCTGCGCTGCGTGTGGTCGGACCATGGCGTTCGCGGCGACATCACCGTCGCGAAGGGACAACGCGCGACGATCGCCCTGGTCGTCGGCGAGGACGAGCCGCTGGTTGCGCCCACTATCGAGGAGATCGACAGCCGCATCGATCTGACCGACAAGGAATGGCGGGCATGGTCGAAGAACGTGACCTTCCCGCGCGAGGGCCGGGATTTTTTCGTGCGCAGCGCGCTTGCGCTCAAGTTGCTGCTCTACTCGCCCTCCGGCGCCATCGCCGCTGCCGCGACGACGTCGCTGCCCGAACGCATCGGCGGCGACAAGAACTTCGATTATCGCTATGCCTGGGTCCGCGATGCCGGCTACACCATCCAGGCGTTTCTGGCCGCGGGTCTGGAAGCGGAATCGAAGGCCGCGTTCACCTGGCTGATCCGGCAACTGCGCCAGCACGGGCCGAAAGTGGTGTTCACCCTGGATGGCGGACTGGTGCCCGACGTCACCGAACTGGAGGCCGCCGGCTACCGCAACACCGTGCCGGTGGTGCGCGGCAATCTCGCCGGCGGGCAGCACCAGCACGGCATCTACGGCGACATCTTCGAGACCGCCTATTGCTTCGTGAGCCGCGGCAACATCCTGGACGCCTCCAGCGCCGAACTGCTGTCCCGGCTCGCCGACCAATGCGCCGATCGCTGGCGCAAGGCCGATTCGGGGATCTGGGAGTTGCCCGAACTGCAGCACTACACCATGTCCAAGGTCAGCTGCTGGCAGGCGCTGGCCAGGGCCGTCGAACTGGCCGACCAGGGACAACTGCCAACAACGTGTCGCGATCGCTGGGAACGCGAGCGCGACAGGATCAAGGACTGGATCGAAGTCCACTGCTGGTCGGATGCGCAACAGGCCTTCGTGATGTATCCGGGCAGCGACAAGCTGGATGCGTCGGTGGCGCTGGCTGCACGCTTCCGCTTCGACGGCAAGGAACGCCTGCTGGCGACGCTGGATGCGATCGACCGCATGCTGGGTGCCGGCGCGTTCCATTACCGCTACTCCGGCATGGCGCAGGAAGAAGGCTGCTTTGTCGCCTGCTCCTACTGGATCGCCGAAGCCTATGCCCGCCTGGGACAGAAAGCCAAAGCCAAAAAACGGCTGACGCAACTCAACGACGCGCTCGATCGCTGCAATGGCCTGTTGAGCGAGATGGTCGATCCGCACTCCGGCGGATTCCTCGGCAACTTTCCGCAAGGACTGAGCCATCTCGCGCAGATCATGGCGATGTCGAGCATCGAGAACACGAAAACCAACCCGGTAAAACTGCAACCACACGCCAAGAAGAGGAAGACGCGATGA
- a CDS encoding SDR family oxidoreductase produces the protein MNDRLKMQDPREQYPKPPFPPQPQPVPGKASEMEPVPDHGETSYRGSGKLAGRRALVTGGDSGIGRAAAIAFAREGADVAISFLAEEASDAQEVIALIEAEGRKAISLPGDITDRQWCAELVDKAVAGLGGLDILVINAGRQQYREAIGDVSDEDFDKTLKTNLYAMHWICRAAVPHLPPGAAVITTASIQAYDPSAILLDYATTKAGIVAYTKALAAQLSEKGIRANVVAPGPFWTALQSSGGQPMEAVTQFGSKTHFKRPGQPVEIAPLYVLLASQEGSYLTGEVFGATGGAGVA, from the coding sequence ATGAACGATCGACTGAAGATGCAGGACCCGCGCGAACAGTACCCCAAGCCGCCGTTCCCGCCGCAGCCGCAACCGGTGCCGGGCAAGGCCTCGGAGATGGAGCCGGTGCCCGACCACGGCGAGACCAGCTATCGCGGATCGGGCAAGCTGGCGGGCCGCCGGGCGCTGGTGACCGGCGGCGACAGCGGCATCGGCCGCGCCGCGGCGATCGCGTTTGCGCGCGAGGGCGCCGATGTGGCCATCTCCTTCCTTGCCGAGGAAGCGTCGGACGCACAGGAGGTCATCGCCCTCATCGAAGCCGAAGGGCGCAAGGCGATCAGCCTGCCGGGCGACATCACCGATCGGCAGTGGTGCGCGGAATTGGTCGATAAAGCGGTGGCCGGCCTGGGCGGCCTGGACATCCTGGTGATCAACGCGGGGCGGCAGCAATATCGCGAAGCCATCGGCGACGTGAGCGACGAGGATTTCGACAAGACGCTCAAGACCAATCTCTATGCCATGCACTGGATCTGCCGCGCCGCGGTACCGCACCTGCCGCCGGGCGCGGCGGTGATCACCACCGCCTCCATCCAGGCGTACGATCCGTCGGCGATCCTGCTCGACTACGCGACCACCAAGGCCGGCATCGTCGCCTACACCAAGGCGTTGGCGGCGCAGTTGAGCGAAAAGGGCATCCGGGCGAACGTGGTGGCCCCGGGTCCGTTCTGGACCGCACTGCAGTCCTCCGGCGGTCAACCGATGGAGGCGGTCACCCAGTTCGGCTCGAAGACGCACTTCAAGCGCCCGGGCCAGCCGGTCGAGATCGCACCACTGTACGTGCTCCTCGCCAGCCAGGAAGGCAGCTACCTGACCGGCGAAGTGTTCGGCGCGACCGGTGGGGCCGGCGTCGCCTGA
- a CDS encoding GGDEF domain-containing protein → MSAGLTLRRHFRLGIIKVLGPSTAAVLLLFAVYQMAIGAPATALAGTALAGLAALATWLALHRGDGRMDPLLSLSWLLGSALACHALRHAAVPWLYLVMMSNFFAVTRNVALACNATLIAVLLVVTPTALGAEHFFSMVSVSLLITGLGYMLALRLEGDRVQLEQLASHDSLTGLPNRRMLERSLSQRVADPRRATRRHGLIVLDIDHFKEVNDLYGHAEGDRVLVELAALLRAQVRAPDEVFRFGGEEFVVVARLQSATELSAFARRLHDAARTTLQGPNGTITVSLGAAMLCDEAQWHDWFSRADTALYQAKNNGRDRYVIAEDVAQD, encoded by the coding sequence GTGAGCGCGGGCCTGACTCTGCGCCGGCACTTCCGGCTCGGCATCATCAAGGTCCTGGGCCCGTCCACGGCGGCGGTGCTGCTGCTGTTCGCCGTCTACCAGATGGCGATCGGCGCGCCGGCGACCGCCCTGGCCGGCACCGCGCTGGCCGGATTGGCCGCGCTGGCGACCTGGCTGGCGCTGCATCGCGGCGATGGCCGCATGGATCCGTTGCTGTCGCTGAGCTGGCTGCTGGGCAGCGCCCTGGCCTGCCATGCGCTACGGCATGCCGCGGTGCCATGGCTGTACCTGGTGATGATGAGCAACTTCTTTGCGGTGACGCGCAACGTCGCGCTGGCCTGCAACGCCACCCTGATCGCGGTGCTGCTGGTGGTCACGCCGACCGCGCTCGGCGCCGAGCATTTCTTCTCGATGGTGTCGGTGTCGCTGCTGATCACCGGGCTGGGTTACATGCTGGCGTTGCGGTTGGAAGGCGACCGCGTGCAACTGGAGCAACTGGCATCGCATGATTCGCTGACCGGGCTGCCGAACCGGCGCATGCTCGAGCGAAGCCTGTCGCAGCGGGTGGCCGATCCGCGCCGCGCGACCCGCCGGCATGGGTTGATCGTGCTCGACATCGATCACTTCAAGGAAGTCAACGACCTCTACGGCCATGCCGAGGGCGACCGGGTGCTGGTCGAGCTGGCTGCGCTGCTGCGTGCGCAGGTGCGCGCGCCGGACGAGGTGTTCCGCTTCGGCGGCGAGGAGTTCGTGGTGGTCGCACGGCTGCAGTCGGCGACCGAACTGTCCGCTTTCGCCAGGCGCCTGCACGACGCCGCACGCACCACGTTGCAAGGTCCCAATGGCACGATCACCGTGTCGCTGGGCGCGGCCATGCTCTGCGACGAGGCGCAGTGGCACGACTGGTTCTCGCGCGCCGACACCGCGCTGTACCAGGCCAAGAACAACGGACGCGACCGCTACGTGATCGCCGAGGACGTGGCGCAGGATTGA
- a CDS encoding efflux transporter outer membrane subunit has protein sequence MVIRPALGALALALLSACASVGPDYHAPAQPPVTLQGTASPVFATESPVASWWAQFDDPVLEQLVHDGLVANLDLRIALARVHEARAVFAEQRLDQAPHVTAGGDYTRGKAPDADAGGARVLTESYRLGFDAGWELDLFGRQRRASEAARANLEAEQAGLADAQVTVAAEIARNYFALRGTQKRIALARTTLDNLRDTQRLTETRWRLGAGSELDVQSSRARLKAIEADIPLLEVDAAQARHRLAVLLGKPPGTLDALLAPQPTPAYARALPLGDTTQLLRRRPDVRIAERRLAAATAQVGVATADLFPRISLSGFVGFLSGDAGALLHGRSKAWSLTPSIQWAAFDLGSVRARLRASEAQADGAAADYEKTVLGALEDTENALTAYAHEQARLAIVAEQTQAAQRAEALAQIRYREGSEDFLTLLDAQRTQLTAEADLADAEAAVNIGVVRVYKALGGWGQDAGTDAGSRDVATTAGAASAVQAR, from the coding sequence ATGGTGATCCGGCCCGCACTCGGCGCGCTGGCGCTGGCGCTGCTCAGCGCCTGCGCCAGCGTCGGCCCCGACTACCATGCACCGGCGCAGCCGCCGGTGACGCTGCAGGGCACGGCGTCGCCGGTGTTCGCGACCGAGTCGCCGGTCGCGTCCTGGTGGGCGCAGTTCGACGATCCGGTGCTGGAACAACTGGTGCACGACGGACTGGTCGCCAACCTCGACCTGCGCATCGCCCTGGCGCGCGTGCACGAGGCGCGCGCGGTCTTCGCCGAGCAGCGCCTGGATCAGGCGCCGCACGTCACCGCCGGCGGCGACTACACCCGCGGCAAGGCCCCGGATGCCGATGCCGGCGGCGCGCGCGTGCTCACCGAGAGCTACCGGCTCGGTTTCGATGCCGGCTGGGAGCTGGACCTGTTCGGGCGCCAGCGCCGTGCCAGCGAGGCCGCGCGCGCGAACCTGGAGGCCGAGCAGGCCGGCCTGGCCGACGCCCAGGTCACTGTGGCCGCGGAGATCGCACGCAACTACTTCGCCCTGCGCGGCACCCAGAAGCGCATCGCCCTGGCGCGCACCACGCTGGACAACCTGCGCGACACCCAGCGCCTGACCGAGACCCGCTGGCGGCTGGGCGCGGGCAGCGAACTGGACGTGCAGAGCAGCCGTGCGCGGCTGAAGGCGATCGAGGCCGACATCCCGTTGCTGGAAGTCGACGCCGCGCAGGCGCGGCACCGGCTGGCGGTGCTGCTGGGCAAGCCGCCGGGCACGCTCGACGCGTTGCTGGCGCCGCAGCCGACCCCGGCCTATGCGCGGGCCTTGCCGCTGGGCGACACCACGCAGTTGCTGCGCCGGCGTCCCGACGTGCGCATCGCCGAACGCCGCCTGGCAGCGGCGACCGCGCAGGTCGGCGTGGCCACCGCCGACCTGTTCCCGCGGATCAGCCTGTCCGGCTTCGTCGGCTTCCTGTCCGGCGATGCCGGCGCCTTGCTGCACGGCCGCAGCAAGGCCTGGTCGCTGACCCCGTCGATCCAGTGGGCGGCGTTCGACCTGGGCAGCGTGCGCGCACGCCTGCGCGCGAGCGAAGCACAGGCCGACGGCGCCGCCGCCGACTACGAGAAGACCGTGCTCGGCGCGCTGGAGGACACCGAGAACGCCTTGACCGCCTACGCCCACGAACAGGCGCGGCTGGCGATCGTGGCCGAGCAGACGCAGGCCGCGCAGCGGGCCGAAGCGCTGGCGCAGATCCGCTATCGCGAGGGGTCGGAGGATTTCCTGACCCTGCTCGATGCGCAGCGCACGCAACTGACGGCCGAGGCCGACCTGGCCGACGCCGAGGCGGCGGTGAACATCGGCGTGGTGCGGGTATACAAGGCGCTTGGCGGCTGGGGCCAGGATGCGGGCACGGATGCCGGCAGCAGGGACGTTGCGACCACCGCGGGGGCGGCGTCGGCGGTGCAGGCGCGCTGA
- a CDS encoding SDR family oxidoreductase — protein sequence MNAAHKIALVTGATRGIGLHTVRQLAEAGVHTLLAGRDATRASAAALELQGEGLPVEPLTLDVTDAASIAAAVETVRARHGRLDILVNNAGILRDDLRLSVSQQSLESWRETFDTNLFGLIAVTQAFLPLLREAPAARIVNVSSLLGSLTLHSQPGSPIYDFKVPAYNVSKSAVNAWTIQLAYELRETPIKVNTIHPGYVKTDMNAGEGELEVADGARSSVMMALLDADGPTGSYTHVGQVLPW from the coding sequence ATGAACGCAGCACACAAGATCGCCCTGGTCACCGGCGCCACCCGCGGCATCGGCCTGCACACCGTGCGCCAGCTGGCCGAAGCCGGCGTGCACACCCTGCTGGCCGGGCGCGACGCGACCCGTGCCAGCGCCGCGGCGCTGGAACTGCAGGGCGAAGGCCTGCCGGTGGAGCCGCTGACCCTGGACGTCACCGACGCCGCCAGCATCGCCGCCGCGGTGGAGACAGTGCGCGCACGCCACGGGCGGCTGGACATCCTGGTCAACAACGCCGGCATCCTGCGCGACGACCTGCGCCTGAGCGTGTCGCAGCAGTCGCTGGAGTCCTGGCGCGAGACCTTCGACACCAACCTATTCGGCCTGATCGCCGTCACCCAGGCGTTCCTGCCGCTGCTACGCGAGGCTCCGGCCGCGCGCATCGTCAACGTCTCCAGCCTGCTCGGCTCGCTGACGCTGCACAGCCAGCCGGGCTCGCCGATCTACGACTTCAAGGTGCCGGCGTACAACGTGTCCAAGAGCGCGGTGAACGCCTGGACTATCCAGCTGGCCTACGAACTGCGCGAGACCCCGATCAAGGTCAACACCATCCACCCCGGCTACGTGAAGACCGACATGAACGCGGGCGAGGGCGAGCTGGAGGTGGCCGACGGTGCGCGCAGCAGCGTGATGATGGCGCTGCTCGACGCGGACGGCCCCACCGGCAGCTACACCCATGTCGGACAGGTGCTGCCATGGTGA